In Nymphaea colorata isolate Beijing-Zhang1983 chromosome 3, ASM883128v2, whole genome shotgun sequence, a genomic segment contains:
- the LOC116249806 gene encoding aspartyl protease family protein At5g10770-like, with product MASSALFFTIFSVLFICQTSCNCTPSVERHSIQLSQLVGYDDAPASTPVQPISWTGRRGKGEDAILLELRRLWQWDQRRHKRRLKSDIARVAFLQSLVSKHEQHAGKSIDTADGARVPLTSGRKLDTLNYVTRIGIGSQQMSVLVDTGSDLTWVQCSPCTYCYQQQDSLYNSSLSSSYIPIACNSSACGSFEMSAGCASASTCAYDVGYGDGSYTRGDLVRDTLMIGTDTIGGFLFGCGHNNRGLFGGAAGLLGLGRSPPSLISQTFAKYNGVFSYCLPSAHETSGSLILGNSSFTFAYNTTPFVYTSMFQHPQVPTFYLLHLIGITVGGVYINASSPSPADVSSSGRTLIDSGTVITRLGPSLYKSVKDEFVKQAAEFPSAPSFSILDTCFNLSGFTEVSIPTLQFHFSNGGGIVGSDVQVNVDASGIMYVVKKDASQVCMALASLRREDEFAIMGNYQQQNLRIIYDVKESKVGFAPEVCR from the exons ATGGCTTCTTCTGCtcttttttttaccattttctcGGTGCTCTTCATATGTCAAACTAGCTGCAACTGCACTCCGTCGGTGGAAAGACACTCAATTCAGCTGAGCCAGTTGGTGGGTTATGATGATGCACCTGCATCAACACCGGTGCAACCAA TTTCATGGACAGGAAGAAGGGGGAAGGGTGAGGATGCAATTTTGCTTGAACTAAGAAGGCTTTGGCAATGGGATCAAAGAAGGCACAAGAGGAGACTGAAATCAGATATAGCCCGTGTGGCCTTCTTACAGAGCCTGGTAAGCAAGCATGAACAACATGCCGGCAAATCAATCGATACAGCCGATGGGGCTCGTGTTCCTTTGACATCAGGAAGGAAGTTAGACACACTCAATTATGTCACCAGAATTGGAATTGGGAGTCAGCAAATGAGTGTGCTTGTGGACACAGGAAGTGACCTCACATGGGTTCAGTGCTCACCTTGCACATACTGCTACCAACAACAGGACTCACTCTACAactcttccctttcttcctcctacATCCCAATTGCTTGCAATTCCTCTGCTTGTGGATCCTTCGAGATGTCTGCTGGTTGTGCATCTGCTTCCACCTGTGCCTATGATGTAGGTTATGGCGACGGGTCATACACACGAGGGGATCTGGTACGCGACACGCTGATGATTGGCACTGACACGATTGGTGGCTTTCTATTTGGATGTGGACACAACAATCGAGGATTATTTGGTGGAGCAGCTGGATTGCTAGGCCTTGGGAGGAGCCCCCCTTCTTTGATCTCTCAGACATTTGCTAAGTACAATGGTGTTTTTTCCTACTGTCTGCCATCTGCCCATGAAACTTCAGGTTCCCTGATTCTAGGGAATTCTTCCTTTACATTTGCTTATAACACAACCCCTTTTGTTTATACCTCCATGTTTCAGCATCCCCAAGTCCCTACATTTTATCTTCTTCATTTAATTGGAATTACTGTTGGTGGGGTTTATATAAATGCTTCTTCACCTTCTCCTGCTGATGTTTCAAGCAGCGGCAGGACTTTGATTGATTCTGGGACAGTGATAACCAGACTAGGCCCTTCCCTGTACAAGTCAGTAAAGGATGAGTTTGTGAAGCAAGCAGCTGAGTTCCCTTCTGCACCTAGCTTTTCCATTTTAGATACGTGTTTCAACTTGAGTGGCTTCACCGAAGTGAGCATTCCAACACTGCAATTCCATTTCAGCAATGGTGGTGGCATTGTGGGTAGTGATGTTCAGGTTAACGTTGATGCCTCGGGGATTATGTATGTAGTAAAGAAGGATGCTTCACAAGTGTGCATGGCATTGGCGAGCTTGCGGAGAGAGGATGAGTTTGCAATTATGGGAAATTATCAACAGCAGAACTTGAGGATTATCTATGATGTAAAGGAGTCAAAGGTGGGATTTGCTCCTGAGGTCTGTAGGTAG
- the LOC116250879 gene encoding protein HEADING DATE REPRESSOR 1 isoform X1, producing MGRDPAGSDPRPGSQSPLDGFSPLSPTRIFWNSRKRRGMKEKEDDSEREKMEMDAAKIEELQASPLEKDKPELEQSGAFLSEKRKALFEPLEPLNANGRRPLPAESLLPPPDFDSAVYPRGWLIGKKRKLVNVDVVESMRRIAVQEMNRKDREINGLNEQLEEDARCLEHLQLQLREERSKRSEVERENSMLQDQISMLMNMLQEHGAMEEGEEVEDDGHPQ from the exons ATGGGTAGGGATCCCGCAGGATCAGACCCGAGGCCTGGGAGCCAATCGCCTCTTGATGGCTTCTCCCCGCTCTCTCCTACTCGGATTTTCTGGAACTCGCGGAAAAGAAGGG GgatgaaggagaaggaagacgacagtgagagagagaagatggagATGGACGCTGCTAAAATCGAGGAATTGCAGGCTTCCCCGTTGGAGAAGGATAAACCGGAATTGGAGCAGAGTGGTGCTTTCCTGTCGGAGAAGAGGAAAGCGCTCTTCGAGCCACTGGAGCCACTGAACGCCAACGGTCGGCGACCTCTGCCGGCTGAATCGCTACTGCCACCGCCGGATTTCGACTCCGCCGTGTACCCACGGGGATGGTTGATTGGCAAGAAGCGCAAGCTCGTCAACGTCGACGTCGTAGAGAGCATGCGGAGGATTGCCGTCCAGGAGATGAATAGGAAG GACAGAGAGATCAACGGTCTGAACGAGCAGTTGGAGGAGGACGCCAGGTGCCTAGAACATTTGCAGCTTCAACTAAGAGAGGAACGGAGTAAGAGGTCGGAAGTTGAGAGGGAGAACTCGATGCTTCAGGACCAGATTTCGATGCTCATGAATATGTTGCAGGAACATGGTGCAATGGAGGAAGGGGAAGAAGTAGAAGATGATGGACATCCCCAATGA
- the LOC116250879 gene encoding protein HEADING DATE REPRESSOR 1 isoform X2, which translates to MGRDPAGSDPRPGSQSPLDGFSPLSPTRIFWNSRKRRGMKEKEDDSEREKMEMDAAKIEELQASPLEKDKPELEQSGAFLSEKRKALFEPLEPLNANGRRPLPAESLLPPPDFDSAVYPRGWLIGKKRKLVNVDVVESMRRIAVQEMNRKRDQRSERAVGGGRQVPRTFAASTKRGTE; encoded by the exons ATGGGTAGGGATCCCGCAGGATCAGACCCGAGGCCTGGGAGCCAATCGCCTCTTGATGGCTTCTCCCCGCTCTCTCCTACTCGGATTTTCTGGAACTCGCGGAAAAGAAGGG GgatgaaggagaaggaagacgacagtgagagagagaagatggagATGGACGCTGCTAAAATCGAGGAATTGCAGGCTTCCCCGTTGGAGAAGGATAAACCGGAATTGGAGCAGAGTGGTGCTTTCCTGTCGGAGAAGAGGAAAGCGCTCTTCGAGCCACTGGAGCCACTGAACGCCAACGGTCGGCGACCTCTGCCGGCTGAATCGCTACTGCCACCGCCGGATTTCGACTCCGCCGTGTACCCACGGGGATGGTTGATTGGCAAGAAGCGCAAGCTCGTCAACGTCGACGTCGTAGAGAGCATGCGGAGGATTGCCGTCCAGGAGATGAATAGGAAG AGAGATCAACGGTCTGAACGAGCAGTTGGAGGAGGACGCCAGGTGCCTAGAACATTTGCAGCTTCAACTAAGAGAGGAACGGAGTAA
- the LOC116250748 gene encoding uncharacterized protein LOC116250748, translated as MVQMINSGSLDAKKGAMKQTVAFPEPESTKRSVVKLEIADEEEEEEEEEEERWPPSKRCKHPAPFQQWCMETSMVPPQPALYNPFDEPSPLGLRLRKSPSLLDLIQMRLSQGDPAALGADSSGGLDSARSDEKGAVASCTSDKLKASNFPASLLRIGSWECVSRYEGDLVAKCYFAKHKLVWEVLDGGLKSKIEIQWSDITALKATLPDNGPGTLDIVLARQPLFFRETNPQPRKHTLWQATSDFTGGQATMHRRHFLKVPHGLLNKHFEKLIQCDPRLNLLSQRGDISLDSPYFDSRAPAFEDQSDSKFHGFDHSKDNHVSMFSGCPDSGSTCTAQSLSLKTEPVDPVGRVHESVSHETPSPSSVMDSRAIEDRTCNENVVSKGSNFWEQLKVPSLRGSMSVTDLVNHLEHCITEQMTSGNPAMSGEDQWNKDVLDEITQHLLSDSQNPLASDEQCLMSRVNSLYCLLQKDANTDHALHMNSKKKVDAETSTDEESDDDDDDERDTVSPLGGKRKMSEYATSSKSKLDNVNNKQNSAMSRKDSLGDLLLGLPRIASLPKFLFNPSDDGGRAR; from the exons ATGGTTCAGATGATAAATTCTGGAAGCTTGGATGCGAAGAAGGGGGCGATGAAGCAGACCGTGGCGTTCCCGGAACCGGAATCGACAAAGAGGTCCGTGGTGAAGTTGGAGATCGcggacgaggaggaggaggaggaggaggaagaggaggagcgCTGGCCGCCGAGCAAGAGGTGCAAGCACCCCGCGCCGTTCCAGCAG TGGTGCATGGAGACGAGCATGGTTCCGCCACAGCCAGCTCTTTATAATCCCTTTGATGAACCTAGCCCACTCGGCTTGCGACTGCGGAAAAGCCCATCACTTTTGGATTTGATCCAGATGAGACTTTCTCAAGGCGATCCTGCTGCACTTGGGGCTGATAGCAGTGGAGGTCTGGATTCCGCAAGAAGTGACGAGAAAGGTGCAGTGGCTTCTTGCACAAGTGACAAGTTGAAGGCGTCCAACTTCCCTGCTTCGCTGCTAAGAATTGGTTCCTGGGAG TGTGTCTCAAGGTATGAAGGTGATCTGGTTGCAAAATGCTATTTTGCAAAACATAAGCTTGTGTGGGAGGTTCTTGATGGTGGTCTCAAGAGCAAAATTGAGATCCAGTGGTCAGACATCACCGCTTTGAAAGCTACCCTTCCAGATAATGGGCCAGGCACTCTTGATATTGTG TTAGCTAGACAACCTCTCTTTTTTAGGGAGACTAATCCACAACCAAGGAAGCACACGTTGTGGCAGGCAACCTCAGATTTTACTGGAGGGCAGGCAACTATGCACAG GAGACATTTCTTAAAGGTGCCTCATGGGTTGCTTAATAAACATTTTGAGAAGCTCATTCAATGTGACCCGCGGTTGAACTTGCTAAGTCAGAGAGGAGATATATCCTTGGACTCCCCATACTTTGATTCCAGGGCTCctgcatttgaggatcaaagtGACTCAAAGTTTCATGGGTTTGACCATTCGAAGGATAATCATGTTTCAATGTTCTCTGGCTGTCCAGACTCTGGATCAACATGTACTGCTCAGTCATTGAGCTTGAAGACTGAGCCTGTGGATCCTGTTGGTAGAGTACATGAATCTGTCTCTCATGAAACTCCTTCACCTAGCTCAG TGATGGACTCAAGGGCTATTGAAGACCGTACGTGCAATGAAAATGTAGTGTCAAAGGGATCAAACTTTTGGGAACAATTGAAGGTTCCTTCTCTCCGGGGTTCTATGTCGGTGACTGATTTAGTAAATCACCTTGAACATTGCATCACAGAACAGATGACTTCTGGAAATCCTGCTATGTCTGGTGAAGACCAGTGGAACAAAGACGTTTTGGACGAGATAACTCAGCATCTACTCAGTGATTCACAAAATCCCTTGGCTTCTGATGAGCAGTGTCTCATGTCAAGAGTGAATTCTCTTTATTGTCTTCTACAGAAGGATGCAAATACAGATCATGCACTACATATGAACAGTAAAAAAAAGGTTGATGCAGAAACCAGTACAGACGAGGAAtctgatgacgatgatgatgatgagcgTGATACTGTGTCCCCACTGGGAGGCAAAAGGAAAATGTCTGAGTATGCAACatcatctaaatccaaacttgATAATGTTAATAACAAGCAGAATTCAGCAATGTCTAGAAAGGACTCTCTTGGTGATTTGCTGCTTGGCCTTCCTCGAATTGCATCTCTTCCAAAGTTCTTAttcaatccatcagacgatggTGGCCGTGCAAGGTGA
- the LOC116251308 gene encoding peroxisomal 2,4-dienoyl-CoA reductase [(3E)-enoyl-CoA-producing] — protein MESPFKETILKGKVALLTGGGSGIGFEISTQFGRHGASIAIMGRRQNILDAAVDSLRSQGIPAIGLVGDVRKREDAARVLESTIKHYGRLDILVNAAAGNFLVAAEDLSPNGFRTVIDIDSVGTFTMCHEALKYLKKGEQGKGPARGGTILNISATLHYTASWYQIHVAAAKAAVDSITRSLALEWGTDYDIRVNGIAPGPIGGTPGMSKLAPEEMKGQFKESIPLYKLGEKWDIAMAALYLASDAGKYVNGTTLIVDGGIWLSRPRHIAKETVKELSRAVELRSRTSPTGLPTSKL, from the exons ATGGAGTCGCCGTTTAAGGAGACGATACTTAAGGGAAAGGTGGCACTACTGACAGGAGGCGGTTCCGGCATCGGCTTTGAGATCAGCACCCAATTTGGAAGGCACGGCGCCTCCATCGCCATCATGGGCCGTCGCCAGAATATCCTCGACGCAGCAGTCGACTCCTTGCGCTCCCAAGGGATACCG GCCATTGGACTTGTGGGTGATGTACGCAAGAGGGAAGATGCAGCGAGGGTCTTAGAATCAACTATCAAGCATTACGGGAGGCTGGATATTCTTGTTAATGCTGCGGCTGGGAATTTTCTAGTAGCAGCAGAGGATTTGTCTCCTAATGGGTTTCGTACAG TGATCGACATAGACTCTGTTGGCACATTCACTATGTGCCATGAAGCACTAAAGTACTTAAAGAAGGGTGAACAAGGGAAGGGTCCTGCAAGAGGTGGCACAATTTTGAATATTAGTGCAACTCTTCATTATACTGCATCGTGGTATCAAATTCATGTTGCTGCCGCAAAG GCAGCTGTTGATAGTATTACCAGGTCCTTGGCTCTTGAATGGGGAACGGATTATGACATTAGAGTTAATGGAATTGCACCTGGTCCAATTGGAGGCACTCCAGGCATGAGTAAGCTTGCACCTGAGGAGATGAAGGGCCAGTTTAAAGAGTCCATCCCTCTGTATAAGCTTGGCGAGAAATGGGATATTGCTATGGCTGCTCTCTATCTTGCATCAGATGCTG GCAAATATGTTAATGGGACAACACTGATCGTTGATGGAGGAATTTGGCTCAGTCGTCCACGCCACATTGCAAAGGAGACTGTGAAGGAACTGTCTCGTGCTGTTGAATTGAGATCCAGAACATCACCAACAGGATTGCCCACTAGCAAACTGTAA